Proteins from a single region of Duncaniella freteri:
- a CDS encoding phage tail tape measure protein: MASVFDYIFRIGGNFVAQISGMSAAAGEFSARAEVAESRGRSFAASLATFSYATDMARNLSEAIGGLSSAGIKLDSQMHDLSAVAGVTGEGLKQIETFARQSAKAFGTDAAVAVEGYKLLLSQLTPELGKYPDALREMGDCIQTTSKLMGGDGVAAAQVLTTAMNQYGVSMEDPTAAAGEMARMMNVMAAAGQAGSAELPAISAALQQCGMAAKAANVSFEETNAAIQVLDKAGKKASEGGVALRNVLGQLSKGRFVEKQAREELEKAGIDVVALGDNSKSLKERLEMLKPMLNDSALLSKFFGVENANAARALIQGTESLQDFTTAVTGTNSATEQAAIVMDSYAERQARVNQQFEDFKITIFQATGDFSLWCGVLTSALVPIAQLAPLLTAGWRLMLLIKNLKWASMWSSVVGWVRAAGVNFALMNGTLSTTNMVSLGFIGNMGRATIGLIRFATVGVFNALKGLGALILSLVTSGTASATFSGIASTAFGTFATTASAACRAVSVAIMSIPIVGWIAAAIAALIAIGAYFWNTSAKFRAVLKGTWAAFKACFTGIGELAKNTFGAIGDLIKAAFNLSPSGIDAALKKLKAGFSDYGKQVGQAFNEAYNAEMAESAQKEGKKSPKGNKPTTNGSGATVPGVTVPEVNPTGNTLSGASGTGGKGSGSDGGGKIRNITVNIDKLVERFEIHTATVGESTEKVKAVILETLMGALNDTQLAMS; encoded by the coding sequence ATGGCAAGCGTATTTGACTACATTTTTAGGATAGGCGGCAATTTTGTGGCGCAGATAAGCGGCATGAGCGCAGCGGCCGGCGAATTTTCCGCAAGGGCGGAGGTCGCCGAAAGTCGCGGGCGCAGTTTTGCTGCGTCGCTTGCCACGTTCTCATACGCTACGGACATGGCGCGGAACCTAAGCGAGGCAATAGGCGGTCTGAGCAGTGCGGGCATAAAGCTGGACAGCCAGATGCACGATTTAAGCGCTGTTGCTGGCGTTACGGGCGAGGGTCTGAAACAGATCGAGACATTCGCGCGGCAGAGCGCAAAGGCGTTCGGCACTGACGCCGCCGTGGCGGTTGAGGGTTACAAACTGCTGCTCTCGCAGCTGACGCCGGAGCTGGGCAAATACCCGGACGCGCTCAGGGAGATGGGCGACTGCATACAGACGACCAGCAAGCTGATGGGCGGGGACGGCGTGGCGGCGGCTCAGGTGCTTACCACGGCGATGAACCAGTACGGGGTGAGCATGGAGGACCCGACGGCGGCAGCCGGGGAAATGGCGCGCATGATGAACGTAATGGCGGCAGCCGGACAGGCAGGATCGGCGGAACTTCCGGCGATAAGCGCGGCGCTCCAGCAGTGCGGTATGGCTGCCAAGGCTGCAAATGTGAGCTTCGAGGAAACAAACGCCGCAATCCAGGTACTTGACAAGGCGGGCAAAAAAGCCAGCGAGGGAGGTGTCGCATTGCGAAACGTTCTGGGCCAGCTCAGCAAAGGCCGCTTCGTCGAGAAGCAGGCACGGGAGGAGCTTGAAAAGGCCGGCATTGATGTTGTGGCTCTGGGCGACAACTCCAAGAGCCTTAAAGAGCGCCTCGAGATGCTGAAACCGATGCTTAACGACTCCGCGCTGTTGTCAAAATTCTTTGGTGTGGAAAATGCCAACGCCGCCCGTGCCCTTATACAAGGCACCGAAAGCCTGCAAGACTTCACGACCGCCGTAACTGGAACCAACAGCGCGACCGAGCAGGCCGCTATTGTCATGGACAGCTATGCCGAGCGACAGGCACGAGTAAACCAACAATTTGAGGACTTCAAAATTACCATATTCCAAGCCACCGGCGATTTTTCGTTATGGTGCGGTGTCCTGACTTCTGCACTTGTGCCGATTGCTCAACTTGCCCCATTACTTACAGCAGGCTGGAGACTAATGCTGTTAATTAAAAATCTCAAATGGGCAAGTATGTGGAGCAGTGTTGTGGGTTGGGTTCGTGCAGCCGGCGTTAACTTCGCGCTGATGAACGGCACACTCTCAACTACCAACATGGTATCACTGGGCTTTATCGGTAATATGGGACGCGCAACAATAGGGTTAATTCGATTTGCCACCGTAGGAGTTTTTAACGCTCTGAAAGGTCTGGGCGCACTCATATTGTCACTTGTGACGAGTGGCACAGCGTCCGCCACATTCTCCGGCATTGCTTCAACAGCTTTCGGAACTTTTGCCACTACTGCCTCGGCAGCTTGTCGCGCCGTTTCGGTCGCAATTATGAGCATTCCGATTGTTGGCTGGATAGCTGCGGCCATTGCTGCATTGATAGCGATAGGTGCTTACTTCTGGAACACGTCGGCTAAATTCCGGGCAGTGCTCAAAGGGACATGGGCGGCGTTCAAGGCTTGTTTTACCGGTATCGGCGAACTTGCTAAAAACACTTTTGGAGCAATCGGCGACCTGATAAAAGCAGCGTTCAATTTATCCCCCTCCGGAATAGATGCAGCCCTGAAAAAGTTAAAAGCCGGTTTCAGTGACTACGGCAAACAGGTGGGTCAGGCGTTTAATGAGGCTTACAATGCCGAAATGGCAGAGTCCGCCCAAAAAGAGGGCAAAAAGAGTCCCAAAGGAAACAAGCCAACAACCAACGGAAGCGGTGCGACGGTTCCGGGGGTGACTGTTCCGGAAGTCAACCCCACCGGCAACACTCTGAGCGGTGCGAGTGGAACAGGCGGCAAAGGATCCGGCAGTGACGGAGGCGGAAAAATAAGAAACATAACTGTAAATATTGACAAACTTGTCGAGCGCTTCGAGATACACACCGCGACCGTCGGCGAAAGTACCGAAAAGGTCAAGGCTGTTATTTTGGAGACCCTTATGGGAGCGCTAAACGACACACAATTAGCAATGTCATGA